A genome region from Panthera leo isolate Ple1 chromosome A2, P.leo_Ple1_pat1.1, whole genome shotgun sequence includes the following:
- the NOD1 gene encoding nucleotide-binding oligomerization domain-containing protein 1: MEKQGHGEMGIIPSESHSHVKLLKINRELLVTHIRNTQCLVDNLLKNDYFSSEDAEIVCACPTQPDKVRKILDLVQSKGEEVSEFFLYVLQQLADAYVDLRPWLLETGFSPSELIRSRVVVNTDPVSRYTQKLRQQLGLDSKFILCYAQKEELLLEEMYTDTIVELVGFRNESLGLLGSLACLLDHSTGVLSEQGETIFIFGDAGVGKSMLLQRLQGLWAAGLLDAEFKFFFHFRCRVFSCFKEDDALCLQDLLFKHYCYPEQDPDEVFAFLLRFPHTALFTFDGLDELHSDFDLSSVPDTSSPWEPAHPLALLANLLSGKLLKGAAKLLTARTGIEIPRQLLRKKVFLRGFSPSHLRAYTQRVFPEPAVRDRLLAHLEANPNLCSLCAVPLFCWIVFRCFQHFHSVADISTQLPDCTVTLTDVFLLITEVHLNRTQPTSLVQRNTRSRTETFRAGGAALRSLGRVAHQGMEKNLFVFGQEDVRAAEVQDGELQLGFLRAVPEQGLGGDQQAYEFFHVTLQAFFTAFFLVADDKVGTQQLLRFFRECGLPGEAAVESCYPSFLPVRCLRGPGLAGEDLFKNRDHFQFTNLFLCGLLSKAKQKLLRHLVPVAVLRRKRKALWAHLFASLRAHLKSLPRLQYEGYNQVQAMPTFIWMLRCIYETQSEKVGRLAAKGICANYLKLTYCNACSADCSALSFVLHHFRKRLALDLDNNNLNDYGVRELQPCFSRLTVIRLSVNQITDSGVKVLCEELTKYKILTFLGLYNNQITDVGARYIARILDECKGLTHLKLGENKITSEGGKCLALAVKKSKSIFEVGMWGNRIGDEGAKAFAEALRNHPSLTNLSLAFNGISTEGGKSLAQALQWNTSLRIFWLTKNELDDEVAESLAEMLKVNQTLKHLWLIQNQITAKGIAQLADALQRNTGIMEICLNGNLIKPEEAKVFQDEKRIICF, encoded by the exons ATGGAAAAGCAGGGCCACGGTGAGATGGGAATCATTCCATCAGAGTCTCACTCCCACGTTAAGTTGCTGAAAATCAACCGGGAACTTCTGGTCACTCACATCCGCAACACCCAGTGTCTGGTGGACAACTTGCTGAAGAATGACTACTTCTCCTCTGAAGATGCGGAGATCGTGTGTGCCTGCCCCACACAGCCTGACAAG GTTCGCAAAATTCTGGACCTGGTACAGAGCAAGGGCGAGGAAGTGTCCGAGTTCTTCCTCTACGTGCTCCAGCAACTTGCAGATGCTTACGTGGATCTCAGGCCTTGGCTGTTGGAGACTGGCTTCTCCCCCTCCGAGCTCATTCGGAGCAGAGTTGTCGTCAACACCGACCCAG tgaGCAGGTACACCCAGAAGCTGCGACAGCAACTGGGCCTCGACTCCAAGTTCATCCTGTGCTACGCCCAGAAGGAGGAGCTGTTGCTGGAGGAGATGTACACGGACACCATCGTGGAGCTGGTGGGCTTCAGGAACGAGAGCCTGGGCCTGCTGGGCAGCCTGGCCTGCCTGCTGGACCACTCCACTGGCGTCCTCAGCGAGCAGGGCGAGACCATCTTCATCTTCGGGGACGCCGGCGTGGGCAAGTCCATGCTGCTTCAGCGGCTGCAGGGCCTGTGGGCCGCGGGGCTGCTGGACGCGGAGTTCAAGTTCTTCTTCCACTTCCGCTGCCGCGTGTTCAGCTGCTTCAAGGAGGACGACGCGCTGTGCCTGCAGGACCTGCTCTTTAAGCATTACTGCTACCCGGAGCAGGACCCGGATGAGGTGTTCGCCTTCCTGCTGCGCTTCCCCCACACGGCCCTCTTCACCTTCGACGGCCTGGACGAGCTGCACTCGGACTTCGACCTGAGCAGCGTGCCTGACACCTCCTCCCCCTGGGAGCCCGCCCACCCCCTGGCCCTGCTGGCCAACCTGCTCAGCGGGAAGCTGCTCAAGGGCGCCGCCAAGCTGCTCACGGCCCGCACGGGCATCGAGATCCCGCGCCAGCTCCTCCGCAAGAAGGTGTTTCTGCGGGGCTTCTCGCCCAGCCACCTGCGGGCCTACACCCAGAGGGTGTTCCCCGAGCCCGCCGTGCGGGACCGCCTGCTGGCCCACCTGGAGGCCAACCCCAACCTCTGCAGCCTGTGCGCCGTGCCCCTCTTCTGCTGGATCGTCTTCCGCTGTTTCCAGCACTTCCACAGTGTTGCGGACATCTCCACGCAGCTGCCTGACTGCACGGTGACCCTGACCGACGTCTTCCTGCTGATCACCGAGGTCCACCTGAACAGGACGCAGCCCACCAGCCTGGTCCAGCGGAACACGCGCAGCCGGACGGAGACCTTCCGCGCCGGCGGCGCCGCCTTGCGCTCGCTGGGGCGGGTGGCCCACCAGGGCATGGAGAAGAACCTCTTTGTCTTTGGCCAGGAGGACGTGCGGGCCGCCGAGGTGCAGGACGGAGAGCTGCAGCTGGGCTTCCTGCGGGCCGTGCCAGAGCAGGGCCTCGGGGGTGACCAGCAGGCCTATGAGTTTTTCCACGTCACCCTCCAGGCCTTCTTTACCGCCTTCTTTCTCGTGGCGGACGACAAGGTAGGCACGCAGCAGCTGCTCAGGTTCTTCCGGGAGTGTGGGCTTCCTGGCGAGGCGGCCGTGGAGTCCTGCtacccctcctttctccctgtgcGGTGTCTGCGGGGCCCCGGCCTGGCCGGGGAGGACCTCTTCAAGAACAGGGATCACTTCCAGTTCACCAACCTCTTCCTGTGCGGGCTGTTGTCCAAGGCCAAGCAGAAACTCCTGCGGCACCTGGTGCCCGTGGCGGTCCTGCGGAGAAAGCGCAAGGCCCTGTGGGCGCACCTGTTTGCCAGCCTGCGGGCCCACCTGAAGAGCCTGCCCCGGCTCCAGTACGAGGGCTACAACCAGGTGCAGGCCATGCCCACCTTCATCTGGATGCTGCGCTGCATCTACGAGACGCAGAGCGAGAAGGTGGGGCGGCTGGCGGCCAAGGGCATCTGTGCGAACTACCTCAAGCTGACCTACTGCAACGCCTGCTCGGCTGACTGCAGCGCCCTCTCGTTCGTCCTGCACCACTTCCGCAAGCGGCTCGCCCTGGACCTGGACAACAACAACCTCAACGACTACGGCGTGCGGGAGCTGCAGCCCTGCTTCAGCCGCCTCACGGTCATCAG ACTCAGCGTAAACCAGATCACTGACAGCGGGGTAAAGGTGTTATGTGAAGAGCTGACCAAATACAAAATTCTGACGTTTTTAGG CCTGTATAACAACCAGATCACCGATGTCGGAGCCCGGTACATCGCCAGAATCCTGGACGAGTGCAAGGGCCTCACGCACTTGAA GCTGGGGGAGAACAAAATAACGAGTGAAGGAGGAAAGTGTCTCGCCCTGGCTGTGAAGAAGAGCAAGTCCATCTTCGAAGTTGG GATGTGGGGCAACAGAATCGGTGACGAAGGAGCAAAGGCCTTTGCAGAGGCTCTGAGGAACCACCCCAGCCTGACCAACCTGAG TCTTGCATTCAACGGCATCTCTACGGAGGGTGGAAAGAGCCTCGCCCAGGCCCTGCAGTGGAACACCTCTCTGAGAATATTCTG gcTCACCAAAAATGAACTCGATGATGAAGTGGCAGAGAGCTTGGCAGAGATGCTGAAAGTCAACCAGACGTTGAAACATTTATG GCTTATCCAGAACCAGATCACGGCCAAGGGGATTGCCCAGCTGGCAGACGCATTACAGAGGAACACTGGCATAATGGAGATTTG